The uncultured Desulfobulbus sp. genome window below encodes:
- the glp gene encoding gephyrin-like molybdotransferase Glp: MNDFFKLMSPAEFIALFDEFSPLDQQIIPIAEARGRILAEQQVSKELLPPFSRSTMDGFAVRAADTFGCSDSETALLTIVGEIAMGTTGQTYTLKAGQAVRIWTGGELPQKADAVVMVEYTQAFDEETVAVFRPVAPGENVTQAGEDYQPGSVILDQGRSLRPQDLGVLSGLGMNQVPVYRKPKVAILSTGDELVPTDQIPPPGKIRDINSATLMAMVEEAGGIPVPLGICGDDFDEMLARCSKALAEADMLLLSGGSSVGKRDFTKRVFEAIPESELLVHGVSVRPGKPTILARQGNKAMLGLPGHVASALVIFTCFVRPLIRRFSGLGATLGLQSVEAITAQPIPSAIGRQEYVRVRLLQEEGKPLQAVPVYGKSGLLSPLVRADGLLPIGRDVEGLDHGTPCTVLLFPAA; this comes from the coding sequence ATGAACGATTTTTTTAAACTGATGAGTCCCGCAGAATTCATTGCCCTTTTTGATGAATTCTCCCCCCTTGATCAGCAAATAATCCCGATTGCTGAGGCCCGTGGACGCATTCTTGCTGAGCAGCAGGTCAGCAAGGAGCTCCTTCCCCCTTTTTCCAGATCCACCATGGATGGTTTTGCTGTTCGCGCAGCTGATACCTTTGGCTGCTCAGATTCCGAGACCGCTCTTTTGACCATTGTTGGTGAAATCGCCATGGGGACCACGGGCCAGACCTATACACTCAAGGCTGGCCAGGCGGTACGCATCTGGACCGGAGGCGAGCTGCCACAGAAAGCCGATGCCGTGGTCATGGTTGAATATACCCAAGCCTTTGATGAAGAAACGGTTGCGGTCTTTCGCCCTGTTGCCCCGGGGGAGAATGTTACCCAGGCCGGTGAAGACTATCAGCCAGGGAGTGTCATTCTCGATCAGGGACGTTCGCTCCGTCCTCAGGACCTTGGTGTGCTCTCTGGTCTTGGCATGAATCAAGTACCGGTGTATCGCAAACCCAAGGTAGCCATTCTCTCCACCGGTGATGAATTGGTCCCCACGGATCAGATTCCCCCTCCGGGAAAGATTCGCGATATCAACTCAGCCACGTTGATGGCCATGGTCGAAGAGGCTGGTGGCATTCCCGTGCCGCTTGGTATTTGTGGTGATGATTTTGACGAAATGCTGGCCCGTTGCAGCAAGGCCCTTGCAGAAGCTGACATGCTCCTGCTTTCAGGGGGCAGTTCAGTGGGCAAACGTGATTTTACCAAACGGGTCTTTGAAGCTATTCCTGAAAGTGAGTTACTGGTGCACGGGGTTTCGGTACGTCCTGGAAAACCGACCATTCTTGCCCGGCAAGGAAATAAGGCCATGCTCGGGCTACCTGGCCACGTTGCCTCGGCACTGGTTATTTTTACCTGTTTTGTTCGCCCGCTTATTCGTCGTTTTTCTGGTCTGGGGGCCACCCTTGGTCTGCAGTCGGTTGAGGCCATAACTGCGCAACCCATTCCTTCAGCCATCGGACGTCAGGAATATGTACGCGTTCGCCTGCTGCAGGAAGAAGGTAAACCTCTGCAAGCTGTGCCCGTTTACGGGAAATCAGGGCTCCTCAGCCCACTCGTTCGAGCTGACGGTCTTTTACCCATTGGTCGTGATGTTGAGGGCCTTGATCATGGAACCCCCTGTACAGTTCTTCTTTTTCCCGCAGCCTGA
- a CDS encoding MoaD/ThiS family protein: protein MQLTVKLFAYFRDNRFKVQQMEFPNDTTVEDIIVSLGIPLDELGVLMINSRHCALKQVPVEGDQVAIFPNIGGG from the coding sequence ATGCAACTGACGGTCAAACTCTTTGCTTATTTTCGGGATAACCGCTTTAAGGTACAGCAGATGGAGTTTCCCAACGACACCACTGTTGAAGATATCATTGTTTCCCTAGGGATACCTCTAGATGAGCTTGGTGTGCTCATGATCAATTCACGGCACTGTGCCTTGAAGCAGGTGCCGGTGGAAGGCGACCAGGTCGCCATCTTTCCCAACATTGGTGGCGGTTGA